The candidate division TA06 bacterium B3_TA06 genome includes a region encoding these proteins:
- the pgk gene encoding phosphoglycerate kinase produces the protein MILRSVSELPIKQGDRVLVRVDYNIPVNPEGLITDDARIKGTLDTLGYLLERGAVPIILSHWGRPQGGPQPDMSLARVLPELQTLLNHPVNFLSESLNDVTKASIDAAHPAEIFLLENLRFHPGERKNDPQFAKKLASYGSYYVNDAFPVSHREQASVSLLPTLFADPAAGFSLIREVEYFSRLIHAPARPYVVIIGGKKIQDKVCSLRFLLDKVDEVLVGGGSSYTVQVTRGLPMGLSIVDEDLVDEIDDIADSPKVKLPIDYIAAPTYAEPKKKKVVRADAFPDDLEGFDIGPETRKAFASSISRAKTVLWFGPLGAYEERAFAEGSLEVAKAVVAATERGATTVTGGGDSLAMLRAFDFKDKLTHVSIGGGACLKFLEGNKLPGIVPLIKER, from the coding sequence ATGATCCTGCGAAGCGTTTCAGAACTGCCCATAAAACAAGGCGACAGGGTTCTGGTTCGTGTTGACTACAACATCCCGGTCAACCCCGAAGGCCTGATTACCGATGACGCCCGTATCAAGGGAACGCTTGATACTTTGGGCTACCTGCTTGAACGCGGGGCCGTGCCAATCATCCTCTCGCACTGGGGCAGGCCGCAGGGAGGTCCCCAGCCTGACATGAGCTTGGCACGCGTCCTGCCAGAGCTCCAGACCCTTCTTAACCACCCGGTTAACTTCCTTTCCGAATCCTTAAATGACGTAACAAAAGCAAGCATCGATGCAGCTCACCCTGCTGAGATATTCCTGTTGGAAAATCTTCGCTTCCATCCCGGTGAGAGAAAAAATGATCCCCAGTTTGCCAAGAAATTGGCCTCCTACGGTTCGTATTACGTAAACGACGCCTTCCCGGTGTCACATCGCGAACAGGCAAGTGTCTCACTTCTGCCTACACTCTTTGCCGACCCGGCTGCTGGATTCTCGCTGATAAGAGAGGTGGAGTACTTCAGCCGCTTGATACACGCACCGGCGAGGCCCTACGTCGTAATCATAGGCGGTAAGAAGATCCAGGATAAGGTTTGCTCGCTGCGTTTCCTTCTGGATAAGGTGGATGAGGTTCTTGTCGGCGGCGGCTCATCCTACACCGTCCAGGTCACACGAGGTCTGCCCATGGGACTCTCCATAGTTGACGAGGATCTGGTGGATGAGATAGACGACATCGCCGACTCGCCCAAGGTCAAGCTGCCTATAGACTACATCGCAGCTCCAACCTATGCTGAGCCGAAGAAGAAAAAGGTGGTCAGGGCTGATGCCTTCCCTGACGATCTCGAGGGCTTTGACATCGGACCCGAGACTCGGAAGGCTTTTGCCTCCTCGATCTCACGGGCCAAGACGGTGCTTTGGTTTGGGCCTCTTGGGGCCTATGAAGAGCGGGCCTTTGCCGAGGGTTCGCTTGAGGTGGCGAAAGCAGTGGTTGCCGCAACCGAGCGGGGTGCTACTACGGTTACCGGTGGTGGGGACTCACTGGCCATGCTGCGAGCCTTCGACTTTAAGGATAAGTTAACCCACGTATCCATCGGCGGGGGCGCATGCCTTAAGTTCCTGGAAGGCAACAAGCTGCCGGGCATCGTGCCGCTGATCAAAGAACGCTAG